One Metamycoplasma gateae genomic window, TTGATGTCGTTAAGATTAAAAATTACAAAGAATTACTTGATGAATTAAAAGATGAAGATAAGATTGTAATCATCGGTGGTGATGGAACATTAACACATGTTATTAATGCTTTAAAGCAATGCAAAAAACAACCTCAAATCTATGCTTATAAAGCAGGAACAGGAAATGATTTCTTAAGAAATATAAAACAACAAAAAAATATTGAAAAAATTGGTAATCATTTATATAAATTAAATTCTTTTATAAAAAATCTACCTACTATAAAATCAAATAATTTAGAAAGATATTTCTTAAACGGCGTTGGTTTTGGAATCGATGCATTAATCGCAAAAACAACAAATGAAGAAAAGAATAAGAATTTAAAAACTTCATTTTTTAAAGTTACTATAAAAGCATTTAAAGAATATAAACCTTTAAATAACATAATAATTACCGTGGACGGAAAAGAGTACAAATATAATAATGTCTATTTAGTTTCGATAATGAATGGGCCTTTTTATGGAAAGGGAATGAAAATTGCTCCTAAAGCTGATTTATTGTCTGATAAATTAAGTGTTATTATTATTCATAGCTTAAAAATTAGAAGAATATTAAGCGTTTTTGCTCTGGTTTATACTGGATTACATACCAAAATTAAAAACGTTGAACAACTTTTTGGGAAAGAAATTTATATTAAAAATATACCTAATAATTTTTCTCAGGTAGATGGGGAAATATTTGAAACGACCGAAACAATTGAAAT contains:
- a CDS encoding diacylglycerol/lipid kinase family protein, which encodes MLYILYNSLSKSGKNQSKIYKKVSFAVKKINDPILNVIDVVKIKNYKELLDELKDEDKIVIIGGDGTLTHVINALKQCKKQPQIYAYKAGTGNDFLRNIKQQKNIEKIGNHLYKLNSFIKNLPTIKSNNLERYFLNGVGFGIDALIAKTTNEEKNKNLKTSFFKVTIKAFKEYKPLNNIIITVDGKEYKYNNVYLVSIMNGPFYGKGMKIAPKADLLSDKLSVIIIHSLKIRRILSVFALVYTGLHTKIKNVEQLFGKEIYIKNIPNNFSQVDGEIFETTETIEIKK